A single region of the Peromyscus eremicus chromosome 16_21, PerEre_H2_v1, whole genome shotgun sequence genome encodes:
- the Slc19a1 gene encoding reduced folate transporter, translated as MVPTGQGAEKQACKEPRQDHELQSWRCLVVYLCFFGFMAQLRPGESFITPYLLGPDHNFTAEQVTNEIIPVLPYSHLAVLVPIFLLTDYLRYKPILVLQCLSFVSVWLLLLLGRTVVHMQLMEFFYSITMAARIAYSSYIFSLVHPSRYQRMASYSRASVLLGVFTSSVLGQVLFTWEHVSTTMLNYISLGFIIFSLGLSLFLKRPKHSLFFNRSALVRGALPCELDQMHPGPGRPEPGKLERVLGTCRDSFLVRMLSELVENAQQPQLRLWCLWWIFNSAGYYLITYYVHVLWKNTNNNLTYNGAVDAASTLLSAITSFSAGFVKIRWALWSKSVIASVVAIQAGLVFCMCKVKNIWMLYVAFVLFRGAYQFLVPIATFQIASSLSKELCALVFGINTFLATMLKTSITLVVSDKRGLGLTVESQFLIYSLYFLVLFIICFVGAVLDGWRYCRRGHHQPLPLAQELRSPLESSVQVLSVQDGGLRGPQPSAPPLLSEDGIEDSVADLRVEAKA; from the exons ATGGTGCCCACTGGCCAGGGGGCAGAAAAGCAGGCATGCAAGGAGCCCAGGCAGGACCATGAACTCCAGTCCTGGCGATGCCTAGTAGTCTATCTCTGCTTCTTTGGCTTCATGGCACAGTTGCGGCCTGGGGAGAGCTTCATCACACCCTACCTCCTGGGACCGGACCATAACTTCACAGCGGAGCAG GTGACCAACGAGATCATTCCAGTGTTGCCCTACTCCCACCTGGCCGTGCTGGTCCCCATCTTCCTGCTCACGGACTACCTGCGATACAAGCCAATCCTGGTCCTGCAATGCCTGAGCTTTGTGAGCGTctggctgttgctgctgctgggccGCACTGTAGTGCACATGCAGCTCATGGAGTTCTTCTACAGCATCACCATGGCCGCGCGCATCGCCTACTCCTCCTACATCTTCTCCCTGGTGCACCCGTCCCGCTACCAGCGCATGGCCAGCTACTCAAGGGCATCGGTGCTGCTGGGAGTCTTCACCAGCTCTGTGTTGGGCCAGGTGCTGTTCACCTGGGAACATGTCTCCACCACCATGCTCAACTACATCTCCCTGGGTTTTATTATCTTCAGCCTGGGCCTCTCCCTCTTCCTAAAGCGCCCTAAGCACAGCCTCTTTTTCAACCGCAGTGCACTTGTGCGCGGAGCCTTGCCCTGTGAGCTGGACCAGATGCACCCGGGCCCTGGCCGACCAGAGCCTGGGAAACTAGAGCGGGTGCTGGGCACTTGCAGGGACTCCTTCCTGGTACGCATGCTAAGCGAACTGGTGGAAAACGCACAGCAACCACAGCTGCGCCTCTGGTGCCTCTGGTGGATCTTCAACTCGGCGGGCTACTACCTGATCACCTACTACGTACACGTCCTGTGGAAGAACACTAACAACAACCTCACCTACAATGGCGCCGTAGATGCAGCCTCCACACTGCTGA GCGCCATCACGTCCTTCTCTGCGGGCTTTGTGAAGATCCGCTGGGCTCTGTGGTCAAAGTCGGTCATCGCAAGTGTTGTAGCCATCCAGGCTGGGCTGGTTTTCTGTATGTGCAAGGTCAAAAATATCTGGATGCTCTACGTGGCCTTCGTGCTTTTCCGTGGGGCCTACCAGTTCCTTGTGCCCATCGCCAC TTTTCAGATTGCATCTTCCCTGTCTAAAGAGCTCTGTGCCTTGGTCTTCGGGATCAACACATTCCTTGCCACTATGCTCAAGACCTCCATCACACTGGTAGTCTCTGACAAGCGGGGTCTGGGCCTCACAGTCGAAAGTCAG TTTCTTATCTACTCCTTGTACTTCCTGGTGTTGTTCATCATCTGCTTTGTGGGGGCTGTGCTGGATGGCTGGAGATACTGCCGGCGTGGTCACCACCAGCCCCTGCCCCTGGCCCAGGAGCTCAGGAGTCCCTTGGAGAGTTCTGTGCAGGTGCTAAGTGTACAGGATGGAGGCCTAAGGGGACCGCAGCCCTCAGCTCCACCGCTGCTCTCAGAGGATGGCATAGAGGACAGCGTGGCAGACCTGAGAGTCGAAGCCAAGGCCTGA